A DNA window from Kitasatospora atroaurantiaca contains the following coding sequences:
- a CDS encoding aspartate aminotransferase family protein, translating to MTTTIAPAAGVDTEEEILGLYRAHLSKGRATLAELFGSHMEVESSGAWLTTSDGERFLNCGGYGVFIMGARHPIVIEAVERQLHTHPVATRILLEPTVARAAEALTAITPPGLDRVHFALSGAEAVETGLKLARANGRKRTVSMRGGYHGKTLGALSATAKEVYQAPFRPLIPDFLHLPFGDADALEQELAAHPGEVCVIIEPVQGEGGVILPPPGYLKRVEELVREYDGFLILDEVQTGMGRLGEWWGADAEGVTPDVLLAGKALGGGVVPVSAAIATRKAFRPFDKDPYIHTATFSGQPLLMAAVQGAVRAIQEERLVTRAMDLGARLLPAIAEIAYRNIPELVVDVRGRGLLIGLELVEAGLAGELLIELFNHGVVANHSMNGSSVVRFTPPAILTDRDVDFLLDSFDKATLDLVRGSATMPEGGN from the coding sequence GTGACCACGACGATCGCACCGGCAGCTGGTGTCGACACCGAGGAGGAGATCCTCGGCCTGTACCGGGCCCACCTCAGCAAGGGCAGGGCCACCCTCGCCGAGCTGTTCGGCAGCCACATGGAGGTGGAGTCCTCCGGCGCCTGGCTGACCACGAGCGACGGGGAGCGCTTCCTCAACTGTGGTGGGTACGGCGTGTTCATCATGGGCGCCCGGCACCCGATCGTGATCGAGGCCGTCGAGCGCCAGCTGCACACCCACCCGGTGGCCACCCGCATCCTGCTGGAGCCCACCGTCGCCCGCGCCGCGGAGGCCCTCACCGCGATCACGCCGCCCGGCCTCGACCGGGTGCACTTCGCGCTCTCCGGCGCCGAGGCGGTCGAGACCGGCCTCAAGCTGGCCCGCGCCAACGGCCGCAAGCGCACCGTCTCGATGCGCGGCGGCTACCACGGCAAGACCCTGGGCGCCCTGTCGGCGACCGCCAAGGAGGTCTACCAGGCCCCCTTCCGGCCGCTCATCCCGGACTTCCTGCACCTGCCGTTCGGCGACGCGGACGCCCTGGAGCAGGAGCTCGCCGCCCACCCGGGCGAGGTCTGCGTCATCATCGAGCCGGTCCAGGGCGAGGGCGGCGTGATCCTTCCGCCCCCGGGCTACCTCAAGCGGGTCGAGGAGCTGGTCCGCGAGTACGACGGCTTCCTGATCCTGGACGAGGTGCAGACCGGCATGGGCCGGCTCGGCGAGTGGTGGGGCGCCGACGCCGAGGGCGTCACCCCCGACGTCCTGCTGGCCGGCAAGGCGCTGGGCGGCGGCGTGGTCCCGGTCTCGGCGGCCATCGCCACCCGGAAGGCCTTCCGTCCCTTCGACAAGGACCCGTACATCCACACCGCCACCTTCTCCGGCCAGCCGCTGCTGATGGCGGCCGTCCAGGGCGCGGTCCGCGCGATCCAGGAGGAGCGCCTGGTCACCCGGGCGATGGACCTCGGCGCCCGGCTGCTGCCGGCGATCGCCGAGATCGCGTACCGCAACATCCCCGAGCTGGTGGTCGACGTCCGCGGCCGGGGTCTGCTCATCGGTCTGGAGCTGGTCGAGGCGGGTCTCGCCGGCGAGCTCCTGATCGAGCTGTTCAACCACGGGGTCGTCGCCAACCACTCGATGAACGGCAGTTCGGTGGTGCGGTTCACCCCGCCCGCCATCCTCACCGACCGCGATGTGGACTTCCTCCTCGACTCCTTCGACAAGGCGACCCTGGATCTGGTCCGGGGCTCGGCCACGATGCCGGAAGGCGGTAACTGA
- a CDS encoding VlmB-like protein, whose amino-acid sequence MSVSVAREADWNEAPGLLDGAKDLTLGPEECNLAYWITEVAQGTLRERGETGHHKDALVPDFLRKPGPLRDALVLEFGYRGLSEEIATRLLAHYVAAAPGIPELEFYATQLIDEARHARVFRNHLVELGLPAETLLRDIDEMAADYRRRVLQPVEDFTLEIIRDQGDFAGGVAVFAIVIEGVLAPAAELSERKWTPLSPATGEISRGTGIDEIRHLTVAATILRDHLVKHPEYRPRLAEILAAGRKLWDEVPDREFVIHREELFQEGMHQHADLIGDYEIWPGVRMLDTTPDQRYDMAERWTDEMAESRMAYMGIPLELLTGVSGDGS is encoded by the coding sequence ATGAGTGTTTCCGTGGCACGGGAGGCCGACTGGAACGAGGCTCCCGGACTGCTCGACGGTGCGAAGGATCTCACCCTCGGCCCCGAGGAGTGCAACCTCGCGTACTGGATCACCGAGGTGGCGCAGGGCACCCTGCGCGAGCGCGGCGAGACCGGACACCACAAGGACGCCCTGGTACCGGACTTCCTGCGCAAGCCGGGCCCGCTGCGCGACGCCCTGGTGCTGGAGTTCGGGTACCGCGGCCTGTCGGAGGAGATCGCCACCCGGCTCCTCGCCCACTACGTGGCCGCCGCCCCCGGGATCCCCGAGCTGGAGTTCTACGCCACCCAGCTGATCGACGAGGCCCGCCACGCCCGGGTCTTCCGCAACCACCTGGTCGAGCTGGGCCTGCCCGCCGAGACCCTGCTCCGCGACATCGACGAGATGGCCGCCGACTACCGCCGCCGGGTGCTGCAGCCGGTGGAGGACTTCACCCTGGAGATCATCCGCGACCAGGGCGACTTCGCCGGGGGAGTGGCGGTCTTCGCCATCGTCATCGAGGGCGTGCTCGCCCCGGCCGCCGAGCTCAGCGAGCGCAAGTGGACCCCGCTGTCCCCGGCGACCGGCGAGATCTCGCGCGGCACCGGCATCGACGAGATCCGCCACCTCACCGTGGCCGCCACCATCCTGCGCGACCACCTGGTGAAGCACCCGGAGTACCGGCCGCGGCTGGCCGAGATCCTGGCCGCCGGGCGCAAGCTCTGGGACGAGGTGCCGGACCGGGAGTTCGTCATCCACCGCGAGGAGCTGTTCCAGGAGGGCATGCACCAGCACGCCGACCTGATCGGCGACTACGAGATCTGGCCCGGCGTACGGATGCTGGACACCACCCCGGACCAGCGCTACGACATGGCCGAGCGCTGGACCGACGAGATGGCCGAGAGCCGGATGGCCTACATGGGCATCCCGCTCGAACTCCTCACCGGTGTCTCCGGGGACGGGTCATGA
- a CDS encoding acyl carrier protein, whose product MFDTLKEILVSKLKVTPEQVTPESTKDDIELDSLAVVELSLVLENELGITISDDELLEAETIGEMAELIESRSLKV is encoded by the coding sequence ATGTTCGACACCCTGAAGGAAATCCTGGTCAGCAAGCTCAAGGTGACCCCGGAGCAGGTCACGCCGGAGTCCACCAAGGACGACATCGAGCTCGACTCGCTGGCCGTCGTCGAGCTGTCACTGGTGCTGGAGAACGAGCTCGGCATCACCATCAGCGACGACGAACTGCTGGAGGCCGAGACCATCGGCGAGATGGCCGAGCTGATCGAGAGCCGGAGCCTGAAGGTCTGA
- a CDS encoding beta-ketoacyl-ACP synthase III: MTAAAGRAAVIAGIGSYLPPQLVTNEDLTARLDTSDEWIRTRTGISTRHVVSPGMATSDLAVEAGRRALKSADESQVDAVVLATTTPDRPCPATAPDVAARLGLGGVAAFDVSAVCSGFLYALATGAGLIAAGTADRVLLIAADAFTTIIDPQDRSTAVIFADGAGAVVLRAGNADEPGALGPVVLGSDGELSDLIEVPAGGSRQRSSGREPEPGDEYFKMRGRDIYRHAVERMTSASQQAVAAAGWTLEDVDRFAAHQANARILAAVAERLGIPAERQLSNIERVGNTGVASIPVLLSESAADGSLAAGQRVLLTAFGGGLAWGAATVVWPQLRT; encoded by the coding sequence ATGACCGCGGCGGCCGGCCGGGCCGCGGTGATCGCCGGGATCGGCTCCTACCTGCCGCCGCAGCTGGTGACCAACGAGGACCTGACGGCCCGACTGGACACCTCGGACGAGTGGATCCGCACCCGTACCGGCATCTCCACCCGCCACGTCGTGTCGCCCGGCATGGCCACCTCCGACCTGGCGGTGGAGGCCGGGCGGCGGGCGCTGAAGTCCGCCGACGAGTCCCAGGTGGACGCGGTCGTGCTGGCCACCACCACCCCCGACCGCCCCTGCCCGGCCACCGCCCCCGACGTGGCGGCCAGGCTCGGGCTGGGCGGTGTCGCGGCCTTCGACGTCTCGGCCGTGTGCAGCGGATTCCTCTACGCCCTGGCCACCGGTGCGGGGCTGATCGCCGCCGGCACCGCGGACCGGGTGCTCCTGATCGCCGCCGACGCCTTCACCACCATCATCGACCCGCAGGACCGCAGCACCGCCGTCATCTTCGCGGACGGCGCCGGCGCGGTGGTCCTGCGGGCCGGGAACGCGGACGAACCCGGCGCGCTGGGCCCGGTGGTGCTGGGCAGCGACGGCGAGCTCAGCGACCTGATCGAGGTGCCGGCCGGCGGCTCCCGCCAGCGGTCCTCGGGCCGCGAACCCGAGCCCGGCGACGAGTACTTCAAGATGCGCGGCCGGGACATCTACCGCCACGCGGTGGAACGGATGACCAGCGCCTCCCAGCAGGCCGTCGCCGCGGCCGGCTGGACCCTGGAGGACGTCGACCGCTTCGCCGCCCACCAGGCCAACGCCCGCATCCTCGCGGCCGTCGCCGAGCGGCTCGGCATCCCGGCCGAGCGGCAGCTCTCCAACATCGAGCGGGTCGGCAACACCGGCGTCGCCTCGATCCCGGTGCTGCTCTCCGAGTCGGCGGCCGACGGCAGCCTGGCCGCCGGTCAGCGGGTGCTGCTCACCGCCTTCGGCGGCGGCCTCGCCTGGGGCGCCGCGACCGTCGTGTGGCCCCAACTCCGGACCTGA
- a CDS encoding type II toxin-antitoxin system RatA family toxin, whose translation MRHVELDAVVRNERAEDVFDNVLKWERYPELAPHVRATTVHSTLPEPVGSSSWELHFRSGLLRWTEDDHFLRNDLEVRFEQTDGDFDSFEGKWVFRQDGDDVAVHFEADFDFGIPSLEGILDPIAERVIKETVAWAVTGLFASVSITGDVDLGTPAAATA comes from the coding sequence GTGCGGCACGTAGAACTCGACGCCGTGGTGCGCAATGAGCGGGCCGAGGACGTCTTCGACAACGTCCTGAAGTGGGAGCGGTACCCGGAGCTGGCCCCGCACGTGCGGGCCACCACGGTGCACTCCACCCTGCCGGAGCCGGTGGGCAGTTCCAGTTGGGAGCTGCACTTCCGCAGCGGCCTGCTGCGCTGGACCGAGGACGACCACTTCCTCAGGAACGACCTGGAGGTCCGCTTCGAGCAGACCGACGGCGACTTCGACAGCTTCGAGGGCAAGTGGGTGTTCCGCCAGGACGGCGACGACGTGGCCGTCCACTTCGAGGCGGACTTCGACTTCGGCATCCCCAGCCTCGAGGGCATCCTCGACCCGATCGCCGAGCGGGTCATCAAGGAGACCGTCGCCTGGGCCGTCACCGGCCTGTTCGCGAGCGTCTCGATCACCGGTGACGTCGATCTCGGCACCCCCGCCGCTGCGACTGCCTAG
- a CDS encoding acyl-CoA dehydrogenase family protein — MRSLDTARDTCERFHPGLVKALADIPYAEREAPDSPVIDLFRKHDGVGLLVPVGYGGLGADPLEAVRVQRALGSLSPSLAAAVTMHHFTAAMLYSLAAQSGRLGEAQLQLLHSVVPEQRLMASGWAEGRTQQNILTPSVTATPVEGGYRLAGSKKPCSLAGSMDLLTASIAVPGASGDPELALALVAADSPGLSVHPFWGNDVLAAAESDEVRLEDVFVPEELVVRTSAEDPHRLDDLQTAGFVWFELLISAGYTGAAAALTEQVLERGRGTAGERAAVAVLSESAYALLEGAARAVRDGLDGEEAVAQVLLARFAAQDAMNRAADLALELLGGLDFIRSSDHARLATAVRPLAFHPPSRSSSAEPLARYFNGAPLELS, encoded by the coding sequence GTGCGCTCACTCGACACTGCTCGCGACACGTGCGAGCGGTTCCACCCGGGGCTTGTGAAGGCCCTGGCAGACATCCCGTACGCCGAACGCGAGGCGCCGGACAGCCCCGTGATCGACCTGTTCCGCAAGCACGACGGGGTCGGCCTGCTGGTGCCCGTCGGGTACGGCGGCCTGGGGGCCGACCCGCTGGAGGCGGTGCGGGTCCAGCGGGCGCTGGGCTCGCTGTCGCCCTCGCTGGCGGCCGCGGTGACCATGCACCACTTCACCGCCGCGATGCTGTACTCGCTCGCGGCCCAGTCCGGCCGGCTCGGCGAGGCGCAGCTGCAGCTGCTGCACAGCGTCGTCCCGGAGCAGCGGCTGATGGCCTCCGGCTGGGCCGAGGGCCGTACCCAGCAGAACATCCTCACCCCCTCGGTCACCGCCACCCCGGTGGAGGGCGGCTACCGGCTGGCCGGCTCCAAGAAGCCGTGCAGCCTGGCCGGTTCGATGGACCTGCTGACCGCGAGCATCGCGGTGCCCGGCGCCTCCGGCGACCCGGAGCTCGCCCTCGCACTGGTCGCCGCGGACTCCCCGGGGCTGTCGGTGCACCCCTTCTGGGGCAACGACGTGCTGGCCGCGGCGGAGAGCGACGAGGTCCGGCTGGAGGACGTGTTCGTCCCCGAGGAGCTGGTCGTCCGCACCTCCGCCGAGGACCCGCACCGCCTGGACGACCTGCAGACCGCCGGCTTCGTCTGGTTCGAGCTGCTGATCTCGGCCGGCTACACCGGCGCCGCCGCCGCGCTCACCGAGCAGGTGCTGGAGCGCGGCCGGGGTACCGCCGGGGAGCGCGCCGCGGTCGCGGTGCTCAGCGAGTCCGCGTACGCCCTGCTGGAGGGCGCCGCCCGCGCCGTCCGGGACGGGCTGGACGGCGAGGAGGCGGTGGCCCAGGTGCTGCTCGCCCGCTTCGCCGCCCAGGACGCCATGAACCGGGCCGCCGACCTCGCCCTCGAACTGCTGGGCGGGCTCGACTTCATCCGGTCCTCCGACCACGCCCGACTGGCCACCGCCGTACGGCCGCTGGCCTTCCACCCGCCGTCCCGGAGCAGCAGTGCGGAGCCCCTGGCCCGCTACTTCAACGGCGCCCCACTAGAGCTGTCCTGA
- a CDS encoding flavin reductase family protein translates to MSVAAEPRTAQSLRSGGRPAPDPAQRRRALRHLASPVSVLTVSHSDRLHGTTVSTVTTVSLSPLILGACLKAGSVFAELAAAEGRFSVNVLGGTQGPVARWFADSSRPDGAEQFAGLPWHADPYGRAPLLEGALAHYTCRLVGSTVVGDHEVLLGRVVHAVTGDGDPLLSFAGGLFAGALNPVAPRNDTPTKKENTAP, encoded by the coding sequence GTGAGCGTCGCAGCCGAGCCGCGGACCGCGCAGTCGCTGCGGTCCGGCGGCCGGCCGGCCCCGGACCCGGCCCAGCGCCGCCGGGCGCTGCGCCACCTGGCCTCGCCGGTCTCGGTGCTGACGGTCAGCCACTCGGACCGGCTGCACGGGACCACGGTCAGCACGGTCACCACCGTCTCGCTGAGCCCGCTGATCCTCGGCGCCTGCCTCAAGGCCGGCTCGGTCTTCGCCGAACTCGCCGCCGCCGAGGGCCGGTTCTCGGTCAACGTGCTCGGCGGCACCCAGGGCCCGGTGGCCCGCTGGTTCGCCGACAGCTCCCGCCCGGACGGCGCCGAGCAGTTCGCCGGGCTGCCGTGGCACGCCGACCCGTACGGCCGCGCTCCGCTGCTGGAGGGGGCGCTGGCCCACTACACCTGCCGGCTCGTCGGCTCGACGGTGGTCGGCGACCACGAGGTCCTGCTGGGCCGGGTGGTCCACGCCGTCACCGGCGACGGTGACCCGCTGCTCAGCTTCGCCGGAGGCCTGTTCGCCGGCGCCCTGAACCCCGTCGCACCCAGGAACGACACGCCCACCAAGAAGGAGAACACGGCACCATGA